The following are encoded together in the Streptomyces sp. NBC_00341 genome:
- a CDS encoding CynX/NimT family MFS transporter — translation MSTRPAPTPRRHSASGSPAAEPARPAVSVGFVIAICLVAANLRTTLTGVGALLPEIERGSGLTSSWGGLLSTLPLLTFAATSPLVARASHRLGSARLLVAALGVLAVGTVVRSLPSVICLFAGTVILSAAIAFGNVLLPALIRRNVPAHRIQGVSALYVTVMGLMAAVSSGVSAPLAHTVPGSWHTALAWGVAFTVAAFLAWLPRIRGDKPQESTVAAHSPVPWRSRLAWQVTLFMGLQSLAFYTAVAWLPSILTDRGTSSTTAGWMLFYYQVVSLAASSLLPLLTRGRHDQRWTAAGASLLVAGGFAVLVAAPALSALACTLLGLGGGACLVLALTFQSQRAGSSAEAAALAGMAQSIGYLVAAAGPLLLGILHDTTHSWTLPLTALAVLGLATALAGHGAGQDRHIHQPSR, via the coding sequence GTGAGCACGCGGCCGGCTCCGACGCCCCGTCGGCACTCCGCCTCCGGATCACCGGCGGCCGAGCCCGCCCGGCCCGCCGTGTCGGTCGGGTTCGTCATCGCCATCTGCCTGGTGGCGGCGAACCTGCGCACCACCCTCACCGGTGTCGGCGCCCTGCTGCCGGAGATCGAGCGCGGCAGCGGGCTGACGTCGAGCTGGGGCGGGCTGCTGAGCACCCTGCCGCTGCTGACGTTCGCCGCGACGTCGCCCCTGGTCGCCCGTGCCTCCCACCGGTTGGGCAGCGCCCGCCTGCTCGTGGCGGCGCTCGGCGTGCTGGCCGTCGGGACGGTGGTCCGCTCCCTTCCCTCCGTCATCTGCCTGTTCGCCGGAACGGTGATCCTTTCCGCCGCCATCGCGTTCGGCAACGTGCTGCTTCCCGCTCTGATCAGGCGGAACGTGCCCGCGCACCGCATCCAGGGCGTCAGCGCCCTCTACGTGACCGTCATGGGTCTCATGGCCGCGGTCTCCTCCGGGGTGTCCGCGCCGCTGGCCCACACGGTGCCGGGTTCCTGGCACACCGCACTTGCCTGGGGCGTCGCCTTCACCGTCGCGGCCTTCCTCGCCTGGCTGCCCCGTATCCGGGGTGACAAGCCGCAGGAGTCCACCGTCGCGGCCCACAGCCCGGTGCCGTGGCGGTCGCGGCTCGCCTGGCAGGTCACCCTCTTCATGGGCCTGCAGTCCCTGGCCTTCTACACCGCCGTCGCGTGGCTGCCCAGCATCCTGACCGACCGCGGTACGAGCAGCACCACGGCCGGATGGATGCTCTTCTACTACCAGGTGGTGTCCCTGGCGGCCAGCAGCCTCCTGCCCCTGCTCACCCGCGGCCGGCACGACCAGCGCTGGACCGCGGCCGGGGCCTCGCTCCTCGTGGCGGGCGGCTTCGCCGTACTGGTCGCCGCCCCCGCGCTGTCCGCTCTGGCCTGCACCCTGCTCGGACTCGGCGGCGGCGCCTGCCTCGTCCTCGCACTGACCTTCCAGAGTCAGCGCGCCGGCAGCTCAGCGGAAGCCGCCGCACTGGCGGGCATGGCGCAGTCCATCGGCTACCTCGTGGCGGCGGCCGGGCCGCTCCTCCTCGGCATCCTGCACGACACCACGCACAGCTGGACGCTCCCGCTCACCGCCCTGGCCGTCCTCGGCCTCGCCACGGCGCTCGCGGGCCACGGCGCCGGGCAGGACCGCCACATCCATCAGCCCTCCCGCTGA
- a CDS encoding RICIN domain-containing protein, with the protein MLSLCAALLAAAGVSTAEAAAPSASTDITVDGASPGRTFDGVGAISGGGGNSRLLADYPEAQRGQILDYLFKPGYGAALQILKVEIGGDTNSTDGAESSIEHERGAINCDNGYQWWLMEQARARNPHIDLAALSWGAPGWIGDGNFWSQDMIDYIVSWLGCAKQHGLTVQYIGGWNERGYDASWYKKLDAELDAKGYGSVKIVGADSGWEIATEMRGDAALNSAVDIIGAHYPCGYLSDMTTCSSSADARATGKPLWASENGSQDMETGAAPMARAINRGYIDAKMTSFINWPVVAALPQNQWFNTVGLVRADEPGSGAYTVSTSAWATAQTTQFTAPGWQYLDTSSGYLAGDRGNGSYVTYASPDRKSWSTVLETTGADAPQTVRLSTAGGLPGSTLHVWSTDLAATSPRMSPGPDLTASGDGTYTLALQPGRVYTVTTTSGQGAGTATGPDRKPLGLPYSDTFATYGAGREAKYFASMNGAFETATCAGGREGRCLRQMASTTPIRWTDESAPQPYTMMGDPSWSNYTVATDVLLEKPGSVDLLGRVGTQGRNNNGLNAYRLRLSDTGAWSVLKSDVTWKFTTLASGTITAPGTGTWHRLSMAFEGDTITALVDGKEVGRVSDPDYGGGLVGLGTDGFLPAQFSRLSITPGTSSDLSGTYRLVNKKSGKVLDASGAGTADGTPVVQWSANGGTNQQWRLTGAGDGFYTLTGVGSGRVLDVPKAAKLPGTALDLWSANGGTNQQWLIAPSDHGTYTIEARSSGDPVDVTGASEADGAAVTQWPRNGGTNQQWQLVAVK; encoded by the coding sequence GTGTTGTCGCTGTGCGCCGCGCTCCTGGCCGCCGCCGGTGTGTCCACGGCCGAAGCCGCGGCTCCGTCCGCGAGCACCGACATCACCGTCGACGGCGCGAGCCCCGGCCGTACGTTCGACGGGGTCGGTGCGATCAGTGGCGGCGGCGGCAACTCGCGGCTGCTGGCCGACTATCCGGAGGCCCAGCGGGGCCAGATCCTGGACTACCTCTTCAAGCCCGGCTACGGCGCCGCCCTGCAGATCCTCAAGGTCGAGATCGGCGGCGACACCAACTCCACCGACGGCGCGGAGTCCAGCATCGAGCACGAGCGTGGCGCGATCAACTGCGACAACGGCTACCAGTGGTGGCTGATGGAGCAGGCCAGGGCCAGGAATCCACACATAGACCTCGCCGCCCTGTCCTGGGGCGCCCCCGGCTGGATCGGTGACGGCAACTTCTGGTCGCAGGACATGATCGACTACATCGTGTCGTGGCTGGGCTGCGCCAAGCAGCACGGGCTCACCGTGCAGTACATCGGAGGCTGGAACGAGCGCGGTTACGACGCCTCCTGGTACAAGAAGCTGGACGCCGAGCTGGACGCGAAGGGCTACGGCTCCGTCAAGATCGTCGGCGCCGACAGCGGGTGGGAGATCGCCACCGAGATGCGCGGCGACGCCGCGCTGAACTCCGCGGTCGACATCATCGGCGCCCACTACCCCTGCGGCTACCTCTCGGACATGACCACGTGTTCCAGCAGCGCCGACGCCCGGGCCACCGGCAAGCCGCTGTGGGCCAGCGAGAACGGCTCGCAGGACATGGAGACGGGCGCGGCCCCCATGGCGCGCGCGATCAACCGCGGCTACATCGACGCGAAGATGACGTCGTTCATCAACTGGCCGGTCGTCGCGGCACTTCCCCAGAACCAGTGGTTCAACACCGTCGGCCTCGTGCGCGCCGACGAGCCCGGGTCCGGTGCCTACACGGTCAGCACGAGCGCTTGGGCCACGGCGCAGACCACACAGTTCACCGCGCCCGGCTGGCAGTACCTGGACACCTCTTCGGGCTATCTCGCGGGTGACCGCGGCAACGGCAGTTACGTCACCTACGCCTCCCCCGACCGGAAGTCGTGGAGCACCGTCCTTGAGACGACCGGGGCCGACGCGCCGCAGACGGTCCGCCTCAGCACCGCCGGCGGGCTGCCCGGCTCCACCCTGCACGTGTGGTCCACGGACCTGGCCGCGACGTCGCCGAGGATGTCCCCGGGCCCCGACCTGACGGCGTCGGGCGACGGCACGTACACCCTCGCCCTGCAGCCGGGCCGGGTCTACACGGTCACGACCACCTCCGGTCAGGGCGCCGGCACGGCCACCGGCCCGGACCGGAAGCCGCTCGGCCTGCCCTACTCCGACACCTTCGCCACGTACGGGGCGGGCCGGGAGGCGAAGTACTTCGCGTCGATGAACGGCGCGTTCGAGACGGCCACGTGCGCAGGCGGCCGCGAGGGACGGTGCCTGCGGCAGATGGCGTCCACCACCCCGATCCGCTGGACGGACGAGAGCGCGCCGCAGCCGTACACGATGATGGGCGATCCGAGCTGGTCGAACTACACGGTGGCCACCGACGTCCTGCTGGAGAAGCCCGGTTCGGTGGACCTGCTGGGGCGCGTCGGCACTCAGGGCCGTAACAACAACGGGTTGAACGCCTACCGGCTGCGCCTGAGCGACACGGGTGCCTGGTCAGTACTGAAGAGCGACGTCACGTGGAAGTTCACCACCCTGGCCAGTGGCACGATCACCGCGCCGGGCACCGGGACCTGGCACCGGCTCTCGATGGCCTTCGAGGGCGACACCATCACGGCGCTCGTCGACGGCAAGGAGGTGGGACGGGTCAGCGATCCCGACTACGGGGGCGGACTGGTCGGACTCGGCACGGACGGCTTCCTCCCCGCCCAGTTCTCCCGGCTGTCCATCACCCCCGGGACCTCGTCCGACCTGTCCGGCACCTACCGGCTGGTCAACAAGAAGAGCGGGAAGGTGTTGGACGCCTCCGGCGCCGGCACCGCAGACGGCACACCCGTCGTCCAGTGGTCTGCGAACGGCGGCACCAACCAGCAGTGGCGGCTGACCGGGGCGGGTGACGGCTTCTACACGTTGACCGGCGTCGGCAGCGGCAGAGTCCTGGACGTACCGAAGGCCGCCAAGCTGCCCGGTACCGCACTCGACCTGTGGTCGGCCAACGGCGGTACCAACCAGCAGTGGCTCATCGCCCCCTCCGACCACGGCACTTACACCATCGAGGCCCGCTCCAGCGGCGACCCGGTGGACGTCACCGGGGCCTCGGAAGCGGACGGAGCGGCCGTCACGCAGTGGCCCCGCAACGGTGGAACGAACCAGCAGTGGCAGCTGGTCGCCGTGAAGTGA
- a CDS encoding WD40 repeat domain-containing protein, producing the protein MRSERVACPCQIHTPDAAALLTSNGDRYDLDTGRRFTSLYGEDRIQSAWFSRDGHHLVVSTPEGRVTLWDRLGQHRIAILAPPDHDGRHESPAVAFSADGEFVAVVAVGTQDDSVRVWEASSPGTPGTLIQTGEGRIVGLGFTDDGDTLRIATPNGVHREVGVLDPQRAARRVCERAGDGLGAAQWSAYLPKVPYRETC; encoded by the coding sequence GTGCGAAGTGAGCGGGTCGCGTGCCCTTGCCAGATCCACACCCCGGACGCGGCCGCTCTGCTGACATCGAACGGCGACCGATACGACCTGGACACCGGCCGCAGATTCACCAGCCTGTACGGCGAGGACAGGATCCAGTCCGCGTGGTTCAGCCGGGACGGACACCACCTGGTGGTCAGCACCCCGGAGGGCCGGGTCACGCTCTGGGACCGCCTCGGCCAACACCGGATCGCGATCCTCGCGCCCCCGGACCACGACGGGCGACACGAGTCGCCGGCCGTCGCCTTCTCGGCCGATGGCGAGTTCGTCGCGGTCGTCGCGGTCGGAACCCAAGACGATTCCGTACGGGTCTGGGAAGCCTCCTCGCCCGGCACCCCGGGCACGCTCATCCAGACCGGCGAGGGCCGCATCGTCGGGCTCGGATTCACCGACGACGGCGACACTCTGCGCATCGCGACCCCGAACGGTGTGCACCGGGAAGTCGGCGTGCTCGATCCGCAGCGGGCCGCGCGGCGGGTGTGCGAACGAGCCGGGGACGGGCTCGGGGCGGCGCAGTGGAGCGCCTATCTGCCGAAGGTCCCCTACCGGGAGACCTGCTGA
- a CDS encoding PIN domain nuclease yields MSAAQFLIDTSALARFFRDDAEQYGWDQAATAGLIATCPVTELEFFYSARSAADRARGIEDMRLLFGWVPVDDRAYDRAWQVQELLTQRGQHRSAGAVDLVVAATAELQGLTLLHRDHDFECIAAITGQAMQWYGPVSGK; encoded by the coding sequence GTGAGCGCGGCACAGTTCCTGATCGACACCAGTGCGCTCGCCCGATTCTTCCGCGACGACGCCGAACAGTACGGATGGGATCAGGCCGCCACAGCAGGGCTCATCGCGACCTGCCCGGTTACCGAGTTGGAGTTCTTCTACAGCGCCCGCTCCGCCGCGGACCGTGCGCGCGGCATCGAGGACATGCGGCTGCTGTTCGGCTGGGTGCCCGTCGATGACCGCGCTTACGACCGCGCCTGGCAGGTTCAGGAACTGCTGACCCAACGCGGTCAGCACCGCAGTGCGGGAGCGGTTGACCTCGTCGTCGCCGCCACAGCGGAACTCCAGGGGCTCACCCTTCTCCACCGCGACCACGACTTCGAATGTATCGCCGCAATCACCGGTCAAGCCATGCAGTGGTACGGCCCGGTGTCTGGTAAGTGA
- a CDS encoding type II toxin-antitoxin system VapB family antitoxin, with amino-acid sequence MTRTVIDLDDELLAAVAQALGTGTKKETVNTALREVLDNRRRALALTRLRAAAGEGAFDLNAFEEKRDYRR; translated from the coding sequence ATGACTCGTACAGTGATCGATCTCGACGACGAATTGCTGGCCGCCGTGGCTCAGGCGCTGGGGACCGGCACCAAGAAGGAGACGGTCAACACCGCCCTGCGCGAGGTGCTCGATAACCGCCGACGGGCTCTCGCTCTCACTCGGCTGCGGGCCGCAGCGGGCGAGGGCGCGTTCGATCTGAATGCCTTCGAGGAAAAAAGGGACTACCGGCGGTGA
- a CDS encoding SAM-dependent methyltransferase: protein MIERLKQEGLHDRVHVVEEDFLASEPDAAPCDAVWTSCSWHCSANHHRPLGEFIDSMQRMVRPGGLFGAEFMMPLTQRHHVLEHYTSPEKLRRYFIGDWDVLLTLRTNEFTEQAHVGQLQDHNHRMGLLLAARASTPS, encoded by the coding sequence ATGATCGAGCGCCTGAAACAGGAAGGGCTTCACGACCGTGTCCATGTCGTGGAGGAGGACTTCCTCGCCTCCGAGCCCGATGCTGCCCCCTGTGACGCTGTCTGGACGAGCTGCTCGTGGCACTGCAGTGCCAACCACCACCGGCCGTTGGGCGAGTTCATCGACAGCATGCAGCGCATGGTCCGGCCCGGCGGTCTGTTCGGCGCGGAGTTCATGATGCCCCTCACGCAACGCCACCACGTGCTTGAGCACTACACATCCCCCGAGAAGCTGCGGCGTTACTTCATCGGGGACTGGGACGTCCTGCTCACCCTGCGGACCAACGAGTTCACCGAGCAGGCGCACGTCGGGCAGCTGCAGGACCACAACCACCGCATGGGCCTTCTCCTCGCAGCCCGTGCGTCCACCCCCTCCTAG